The Gigantopelta aegis isolate Gae_Host chromosome 3, Gae_host_genome, whole genome shotgun sequence genome segment AACCGATATACAACACTAttaaagaaaatcatacaaactttttaacgttaaatttgtttattattatcatgtatgtactCGTACATTTTAACGTTGCATTACTACTACCAGCCTTGTACAGTGGAAACTAACAATGTCTGATTGAATGAGACTACATCcttatttttttgtcaaattttaGACAGCCTAAATTTATTCTCACAATTTTATtcaaatgcaaaaataaattccacgtgaaaaaaaaagagtttttttttttacagtatacTCACTACCCACAAAATAAAGTCTTATTTATACCAACTATGATCAGAAAACAAAAGCAACAGACCCATTAGGCATAAAATAATCTCAGGGCCTCCTGCCACCCATTGTGATCATTTGAAACAACCCTAAATAAGTTATgagttggtttgtttttatccttttcatataattaatgttttaaatatatgaaacaAATAATCAAGGCTGGCATGTTAGTCCTGACATCACTTGAAACAATAGAACATTTTAGAGGCAAAAGTGCATGTATTATTTCAGTGGTTAAATCTTGTCAAAACAAACAGCAAAATTATCTACTTCGATACTACAATGAGTAGTATGATCGCAACTcttaaatgttaaaacataaaaatgttaaattttatttcaacaattgTGGAGTTGGTTAGGGACAGttcacaattatcaacattGTCACAAGCATATACAAAGCATACTCTTAAATTTAAACCCCCTCCCCACCAATGATCCCTCACACTTGAAAAGTATTCACTAAAAAGGttgttttcaacatttttgGGGGGTTAAAAAGTGTATGACGTCATTAACCCTTGCATACAATTTGTAAGTTTGTGGAAATGTTAACTATGAATGGCTTttaacattttacacaaattgaacagaatacatattataaaatgAACACTTAACTTGTGACAATGTTCAAGGCAAACAGTCCAGTTATTACTTCAATTCCTAACATCATctgcatattattttaaagcagAAAGTAAcatttaattgaaaaatatattgcacAAATGTAAGTTAATAGTAATTTGTTGAATGGTACTTGAAAAgccaaacatgtttttttttagtttaaaatatttaatgtttttagggAATATcctaataatttttattcttagGTGGGGGTTAGTTAACAGCTAATAATTTGATGAGTTAACAATATAAGAGATTGTGATTAATTTCTATAACGTTTTCTATTTATGCTAGGGGCTATTCCACAATTACTGATACATAATACAAAAGCTGACCATTCTTGTACCCCTCAACCATATCCCGTTTTATAACACTAAGATTACTTTCCCTCTAAAATTACCTGACAATCAACACCCCCTTCCAGCTTTCTTTTAccatttgtttctttaataaataaaaaaatacatctcTAACATTTAAAAGTCTGACTGCATAAATGACCAATGGTCAAAAACACCCTCCCCACCattgtaacattttataatacatcTTACAACCCCCTCCCTTAGAACATTATATAATTGTTAAATAGCCCCCACCCATCCTGGTTAGGTTATACTCCATAAGTGTTATAAGTTAACTCTCAATCAAACCATTTAACTTTGAtcaatatcattaaaaacaaacattcagtgCTTTCAAAAACACAAGCAACTCGccataatatgtattttaacaaCCAGACACACTGTCTGCATTTGACCAAGATAAGCGAGTATAGTGAAACAATTGCAGAATACAGTTAATGCTAAATAATAAAACCATTTAAGGGACTGCAGCTTCAAGTTAAATCCCACATTCACAAGACCCCAAATCAATGGGAAGATCTGCACATTTAAATACGCTCTAATACAGTCCTTAAAGTATTAGCACCTGTAATACCGATGTGCAGTTAACAGAATCTTTACCTGAGAGATGTTCATTGCATTTTATTATAAGAATTCATCTTGACTTTTTCGTACACATCTGGCAACCTTCTTCTTAAATACTTCTGGCTCTTCACGCCAGTCTTTCTGTTAGAAaggaaaaacaatttgtatgcgaatatataaaaaaaatgtttttacatatatcactggcataggaagcaaGGGGCATGTGCATCCACCCttttagcagcagcgatggtttttgtatatttatatccatctatctatctatatctatatctatatctatctatctatctatatatatatctatatatatctatatctgtgtgtgtgtgtgtgtgtgtgtgtgtgctcccACACTTTTGGGCACTTTCCTATGCCTGTGATATATGTAGGTCAGAATCTTGTTATTGAACCCATTAACGTATATGTAATGACcgatttaaatacaaaatgttgtGTACTTAAGTAGATCACTGTAGACTGCCACATCTATCCAGTATTTGGAATATTTGTAGCAAATTTACTTGACTGtggactttttaaaagaaatttaaatctAAATTAGCCATTAAagctgcacaccctagttccatccagcgaaaataaattataattaggttaatctacaaatctgtaacacacttagatcacgtttttatcaaatggagtgaaaaagcagattttatatcgataaataccatgggaatccccatgtcccaattgcttgaaataattgtgaaagtttgtattctgtcaccggtagatgtcgctcgaagcacaacaatgcctacgtcacgacaaatttcacagacttggggtgcgttcttttcacctctcctggacatgttccaactgttctgtcctggttgtatcccctctccagatatcgtaggacttagcaaaattattgtttttaagggtttgtaacgttttgtattgagatacttacttgtctgaactttattgttaccgaaaatgttcacgaactgaagaaaaatctcacaaatgaacaacaacaaatcggatgttgtttgcgcgaaccgtgcacgagaaaacaaaccaaaccaaaatgataacggtcacgtggtataccaacgtctgtgacattgaaatggaaatatcccgtctaaaaatagattagaccttgtctgctcaatgggtttttctcaaacgtgcgtccgtttttcagaaatacgaaaaatgcattttgtggtattacaaacaccaggattaccaaaaaacacttcaggtgaatggaaatgtatattctaaataataaacggtaagtaaagtgcaattttatttgtgaaaaaatgggtttaatagcaaaaaacaacactgtaatggttaacaactagctgtaactagggtgtgtccctttaattaataacagttaaattaataattatttaataatactgctatgAAAACATAATAGAAAAAAGCGATTgtcaataaacaacaaacaaaatgatgAACTATAACTTATAGATAATGACAGGACCACAAGTCACCATTATTAGGCTTTCGTACACAATCAATTTTAGATGTTTTATCACTTCAAATCCAATTTTTATAGATCCAATTGatgaaattacattttttgttacTAAAAAATGATGAAGCAAAACTGATCtcaattattaaatcataataatttaCATGGGAGATAACCGAAGCatgaatgtaaaatataaaaatatgatttCTCTATTTTCAGGAACAAAaaattagatttttcacagaatatcaCTCCCacggtttctgtagatctatattatgtatataatagaaatgctttataaaagaaaaatgttaagtTTCTGCAGTGATATTTTAAGCAGCACTCACAGCAGCGTCGACATTTGCCGGAGATTCGTCGTTTGGGTCGGCCAGCATGGATATGACGCTGATGAGGATCGTCTCGACGGTGTGGACCGGCAGCCAGCGCTCAGACGCCTGCTCGTAGCCATACTTGTCATCGCCAGGCTCGTGAAGGATAGAAATGCACACGTTGCCTTCCTTGTCAACTGGTCAAACAAACAAGTTGCAGTATTACAAAGAAAGAAGAGTATTAGGGTCATTCCGTGCCAGTTCAACCAAAGGTTCCAGGGTCACCATCtccaaattttataaaatttcacCCATGTATATTTCCATATGTACAGGCTGACTCGGCCCTGGCCTAGGGCAACAGATTTTAGGACAAAATCTTgcaaaaaaagaagtatttgtaaaacaaatcttTGTTTTTTGGTACAAAAAGGTTGGTACGATGTATTACTATAAGCTGACTCAGACAAGATAGATATATTGAGATAATCATTATGTCGGTCTCATGCAACAGTCAATCACAGGCATTTATTTTGATGAACCAATCAAAACTATTTtgataaagatttcaagatagcTGAAAATGTAtaaaggttttaaaaataaaaatcacctAATATGGAACAATATTGTTCTGTTGTTTTATTCCTGTCTTTCTCTACTGAATCGATTACATGGACATCACTAACTGATAAATGTAGTTTCACTTTTATAAAGACagtgttaatattatttaacacacaCGATAGATAATTGCTTTAGCTGGAAATTGTCAATAcgataaaaattaaatacatttgttttcatttcccaaataaaatataactttatcaaaCAATTAAATGGACACTGGTATGAGACTTaacagaggctgttaaaaatactggtttaataatgCAATGGTGCGGTTTTGAAACCTAGAATGAACAACAAATTTTCATTAGTATCACATTTCCGTACATGccaatattttattgcattttcttGGACATTTATTGTTGATTCTGTGTATTGGCTGACCCCTCTTCTCATGATGGTATTTAGTGACTAGAAACGCTGACTAATACACAGTGATAAATGGTAACCAGGTAATTCTCATCTGTTTAAAAGAACATATGTTCCATGTTCAAGGAAAATTACCAGTCATTTTAGTATTAAGCAAATATGTAAACAAGTACTTACTGTTAGGATGCCAAATCTctgaaataaatttcatttttggtGGACGGTTTGGATATTCCTTTGGGAAGATAAGATGAGCCTTGAAATATCCACCTTcactgaaatataaaaatacatacatttaaaaagtaTCTATAGAACCTTACATCTACGGATGTTCatgaaatatacacacacacacgtatattaaatttgtataaaaaaattatcattaatcgggggggggggggggggggggggggggggggggggggcggcggcgttccacttatttttaaaaacaggtaTTGAATTGAGACGAACATCCAAACAGGGTTTAGACTGACgctcataaaatattagcaatttgACGAATTCCCTATGAACATATGTTGCCAAATTCAAGTTTCATTTAGCCAAACAGGAAAAATGGCGGTACATCtataaacaaactgttttcGAAATAGCTTTTTGGTGAAttagtaatgaaatatattcgCCAATTCCAACTTGAATTCACATTTGGCGAGCGACAGCTTAAACATTGTCCAAAGGTCAATTataaaccacattttaatgagactacaaaggaaagaaaaggaagaaagtttgttttgtttaacaacaccactagagcacattgatttatttattattggctattggatgtcaaaaactGAGACTACAtgcaaaaataagaaaaaagactACATgcaaattttgtttaaacaaaattaaacatctGTTGCAAATGTAAATGTCCCTGctgaaaaaataacattttaattgccATCTTTACTTTAAAGCAAGACACCAAAACTGTGAAaactctaaaaaaaatatttaatctatAATCAATGggtgattaaaacatttattaagcTGGCATTGTACTTGAGTTTACTTATGATTTGTTATTTTCTATTAATTATACTTACTGtctgaaccaaaatgttaactacaaaaaaattgctctcctacctttattttttattagattttactcacattttgtccTGACAGAAATCTAGGAATAACCAttgcaatgacacagattccacatactagatgataaccatgtcaccaatatcgacttcgctgagatcgcatagggcaaaatgcatgtaattttgtgccagctgccattttgactttttatggaatattctccaagaggggtgaaaggataggacttaatctagcaacatcataacatgttatgatataaaatcaAATGTAATGATGTGTcattaatttgttaaattattttttgtttgtttaaatataccactaaagatgattgattttatattaattatgtcacatactttgtaggctttcacccctcttgaaaagtattccataaacaagcaaaatggcagagAGCAGAAAACtgtcgatactggcgacatcgttacagtaTCAATCACCTATGTTGCTGTAAAAAAGCTATGGCAAAAATTATCTGTTTACCGTTTTTGGGTATCTACTTTATTATATGTACCAAATTGCTGTTGCAAGATGATCTAAACTTCAAAGGCTACATACTACTATTATTTCCCAGAAACCTTAAAAATACTTACAAAGGAGTCTCCTTTGGCCCATACACCAAAACCTCCCATTTGTAAATATCATCGTCATCAATTGGGCCAGCAGAAAACCCTTCTACTCCATTCTTGTTCAATTCTGAAAACACATTACTACATATAAATGttgaacaataaaaacaattttttaaaaactaaacaaagcATTCTTTAAATTTGTTCCAGTATGTTAGTAATACTTTATATGATACAagatcaaataatttaaaaaaaactaagttCATGTATCTAAAATTATATGCAGAATcaatgaaaaaagaagagaatatcgctttttaaaaagaacaaaaaacatacacaacTAATTAAGGCATTATCATTAATTGATGGGTAAATTTTGTTCATTGCACCAACTTgacatttatattatatcacTTTTCATCAGCAAAAAGGGatactttatatatactctCTGATTAAATTGCTACACTTAATGTCTAAAATGCATAATTGACTATTATTATCCAAAGACCATAGCAGAGCCTGAActaaagaatttgtttttaccTGCCACAAAATACTCACATATTTAAACCCGTAACATatgcagcaaataaacaaaattaaaaaccaaaaattatCCCTTTAGCCaatggcaataatttttatccagaaGCAAAAACCTGTCATCAGTAATGCCCCAACCTATTGTAATTCATATCGCACTACAGAAATTGCCATCAGTGCCGTTAAGTTTGAGGCCTGCCATGGTATGAAACGACATTAAGGGTTTACTCTGTTATTTACTACTACTTCACCAAAGTGTGCAATTTGTAATTCTGCCACcattttatacattttgtttgtgaatctgTTTTCACACATTTATAATTAGTTTCGTAAAGACCACAACCTgtcacacattataaaagggCCTACAGAtggatgaaattattatttatataaaaaaatataaacatttatcaGTCAATTGGGTTGTGGTCTTTGCAAAACTAGTTGAACACCCCCAGTGTTCTTGCTGTTCCATTTAAGCAGGACGGCCCGccccgctattgcattttgccgccctccatTTTACACTCTctgccctcctttatttttctgtgcccctctttattttccagcacctatctccgctatttccaaatgcacacttttttccacatgttaccccccccccccccccccccccccaaccaacgATCAGTATGcgcactggacatcaaaggaaacaagccttgttgtgtacgaaaaagcaattgatgaaatatttacaacagttaaagtacaacgtaatttaacagtatttttaacagcctctattttgtcccatacctgtatccatttgtatgtttaatacatacaataaaagttatattttatttgagcaataaaaacattttaatttttttatggattcgacaatctccgactgaaaaccccacttatttggcgcaaaatttgtcatgtgatcagaacggtcactctatcttttgtttccactaactgtcgtcagatattttgtcctcagttacaGATATAATTGATTGTAACTGACGATTTTTACtttgtcatttctgtcattctgtttattcagcagttcttataacatattataaacttttaattttgtggGATATCACCGTCTATAAAAACAAAGGAAGTGTTtaatgtttatcattaaaataatttattttgggtGCCAAATATATACACCGtctgtacaaaaacaaaactactttttatcagctggcgataatattttatcacagtgatcgattcatttgatgaagataacaaaaaatgtatctgacattaggggatcactttacaaacatctttattgtttttcgtatgtcttgaaatctttattaaaaataataatattaatactttgatcggttcagcaaaaccggaactgcctgTGAATGTTAGATGGATAACATCTccagttcaattaaaagacgagtctgcttgtatATCGTGTAAACTTTTTTTGCAGACAAAATAAGAAGTATATTTTTCCAGAAAGTCGagcaacacacaacaatatggtaaccatcccccttttttgtttttttttaagggtgtgGGGCCACGCGGCCACCTTCCTTTAATTTTCCACCCAGTGAGAACACTGCACCCCCATCTTACCGTAGTACAGaattatttaaaagtaatacttcaaaaagtgcttaataaaacagttatgttgtataaattatacagatattagtaacaatataaGATTatgaaaatgagtcttggttgttatttagtttttgtgtggttttttatataaagatactctttaaaactctgaaattcttaagttatagtgaatactaataattagcataacaagtgtgtttaaaagtgtgGGAAATACAGATAACAACCGAAAGGCGTACAAGTCCAGTGTTTAGAACGTTGCCATGCATTTCTGCTAAAATTGGCTGCATGAATCAGCTTGGTAAAAAAAACTACACAGTCGGATTTTTTtccctttaattcaaagtgaattttttttcaaaataagtatttcttggtctccATCAGCTCGAAATAGATCAGAATACACGATTAGGGTGGGAAAACGTGATGTTAGTTATTTTGACCACAATCCCGTACCGAGCAAAACTGCTCGGAACGGTTAGAAACAGCTAATGGCGTAATGCATCTGCAGGATTAAGTTTGACATTTGCAGTCAAAGTTAATCTTGGTAactactacagacataaaacaatttgtagtgtatctcagattatgcactgcttcattggtgagagacattttattaagtattttagtgttcacatagaaattggtctttgaatgcttaggtgtgcCGATACACTGGACAACAATGTAGCGGACCAAATACGGTTTCCAGACGGTTTGTCCTCTAGACTTTTCGTCCACAGACATACAATTCATCCACCCACCTCGAACAATTTGTCCACTCGATTACAACATTTAgaccaataaatctaaaatgttatttgttagCCATTAAAATGGTcaattattttcgttttgtggtatactacttgtatatgaaacaaacaaaattttagtggcactatcaacttgttattgtctgtgtgtgtccatTATAGTACTTCATCGATATGTTGTTATTCAAATCGCTCTTCAATTACGCTTATAATTCTGATatactatttagaaaacaaagctagtaccgtatttgaccggaaataagcccagggggccaagacaactcattgtgagcttggcatggggtgggcttattcccagacaaggggccagttttgttggaattttttttaataataataattaaaataaataacaatatttaaatgaactaggaaaaaaaacaaaaaacgttcagtagcacatctattaattagtgttccatttgttattaataaataataattgtttattaattaaataggttttttttttactagtatctaattatcagaaacacaccttctatgttacaattacttaccagtgctgtttatttacatccaaaatttaatgctgagaagacttaaaacaacagcaattaacaacaaactcaatagcctATACACACGTTGCTGACACGGGCAGCTAGCTTACACtgcaaagaattgtcaatctacggtcattgttcttagccaatcagaatacggtatttgcttaattagcattaactgcggacccagtgtggtggtaaaaatagacactggtttttagttcatacttggcttggatacttcagagaaatactgcaggcatgaaattgaaaacaatgttacacactgttattgttagactgctaaatctcactggtggtaaaatattgtgttacatt includes the following:
- the LOC121367808 gene encoding ubiquitin-conjugating enzyme E2 G1-like isoform X1 — its product is MAQDSCRSTLLLGKQLMELNKNGVEGFSAGPIDDDDIYKWEVLVYGPKETPFEGGYFKAHLIFPKEYPNRPPKMKFISEIWHPNIDKEGNVCISILHEPGDDKYGYEQASERWLPVHTVETILISVISMLADPNDESPANVDAAKDWREEPEVFKKKVARCVRKSQDEFL
- the LOC121367808 gene encoding probable ubiquitin-conjugating enzyme E2 7 isoform X2, whose translation is MKFISEIWHPNIDKEGNVCISILHEPGDDKYGYEQASERWLPVHTVETILISVISMLADPNDESPANVDAAKDWREEPEVFKKKVARCVRKSQDEFL